One genomic segment of Bacteroidota bacterium includes these proteins:
- a CDS encoding T9SS type A sorting domain-containing protein, producing the protein MNKHNASIFAFILLFGGMFNTTFAQPNCDNDTTGLVSLVDLQTGFYLGEYQGGLYPGGSNILSGPHLSKGVKMSKSIKPLDTFGNVDYINGKVIMACFGSSTAVQPFKHYQAELDTTTGLNNCFTTILCNHNGGIEDMTIDNPTYWTDIDSSKLIPLGITRAQIQIGWMMNGSREDSIYTMPLQADSIRNNYVRTFQALLYTYPNLKILYLSPPYYGGYADTLDDKYAVNHEPCSYHANFATKWVIENQINGDPALRYRNPGKLAPYIMWGPPIWADGMRANIWDGLFWDCANFRIDGAGIHLNDPGKALLGGIIYKFFQNDIIASYWYKDAAKWASCIPGDPTLKSEHDANYQTNASEIKIYPNPNDGNFLIVCDQLINTIYSLQIVNQLGQTVYTQNNITATEKYIVIQTNHLLPGIYFVGLQVADKLMGEKFVIK; encoded by the coding sequence ATGAATAAACATAACGCAAGCATCTTCGCATTTATCCTTTTATTCGGAGGGATGTTCAACACTACATTTGCTCAGCCAAATTGTGATAACGATACAACCGGTTTGGTCTCTCTTGTTGATTTGCAGACAGGATTTTATCTGGGTGAGTACCAGGGTGGATTGTATCCGGGTGGAAGTAATATATTAAGTGGACCTCATTTGAGTAAAGGGGTTAAAATGTCAAAATCAATTAAACCACTTGATACGTTTGGAAATGTAGATTATATAAATGGAAAAGTGATTATGGCCTGCTTTGGATCATCAACCGCTGTGCAACCATTTAAACATTATCAGGCAGAATTGGATACAACCACCGGTTTAAATAATTGCTTCACAACAATACTATGCAATCACAACGGTGGTATTGAAGATATGACAATTGATAATCCAACTTATTGGACTGATATTGATTCATCAAAATTAATTCCGCTTGGAATTACACGTGCACAAATTCAAATTGGTTGGATGATGAATGGCAGCAGAGAAGATAGTATTTATACGATGCCATTGCAGGCAGATTCAATCAGAAACAATTATGTAAGAACATTTCAGGCATTGCTTTATACCTATCCCAATTTAAAAATTCTTTATTTAAGTCCGCCATATTACGGGGGATATGCTGATACATTGGACGACAAATACGCAGTGAACCACGAACCATGTTCTTATCATGCAAATTTTGCAACAAAATGGGTGATTGAAAATCAGATCAATGGTGATCCAGCTTTGCGCTACAGAAATCCGGGAAAGCTTGCTCCATATATTATGTGGGGACCACCGATCTGGGCTGATGGTATGCGGGCAAACATTTGGGATGGATTGTTTTGGGATTGTGCAAATTTTAGAATTGATGGCGCAGGCATTCATCTCAATGATCCGGGTAAAGCGCTTTTAGGTGGTATAATTTATAAATTCTTTCAAAACGATATCATTGCAAGCTACTGGTATAAAGATGCTGCCAAGTGGGCGAGTTGTATTCCTGGCGATCCAACTTTGAAATCTGAGCATGACGCCAACTATCAAACAAATGCATCTGAAATTAAAATATATCCCAATCCAAATGATGGTAATTTTTTAATTGTCTGTGATCAATTGATCAATACTATTTATTCGCTGCAAATAGTAAATCAATTGGGGCAAACAGTCTACACCCAAAACAATATCACTGCAACAGAAAAATATATCGTCATTCAAACAAACCATCTCCTACCGGGAATTTATTTTGTTGGGTTGCAAGTTGCTGATAAATTAATGGGAGAAAAGTTTGTGATTAAGTAG